A stretch of DNA from Sander lucioperca isolate FBNREF2018 chromosome 8, SLUC_FBN_1.2, whole genome shotgun sequence:
ACTTTGCACTCGTTTGTACATGCCCAGAGACCTGTGGAAAACAGCAGTGCTGTCAGGGTGtaatacaaatacatttgctgGCTCACCTAGTTGAGGGTGTTTGGTGTTGAAAGACCCCAGTGAGCCCAGGTAAGATCAATCATAATGTGTCCAGTGTATTAGAAAATGCATTGTTGTAACTGGGTACAATCTGGTGCATGGCTTAGATTAAAATATAAACCCCACTACAAGAAGCAAAAATGAATGCATGCCACATCATTGCGTGGATTTCACATTTGCATCCAGTCTCATTTAACtaatttctctgaatttctattttattattatttcttataATGTTTTCGTGACACTCACTGTTTGTTGGCGGCGactcttttttgtgcacatctCCACTTATGTCAGAATCACTGTCATTGAAGTCACTGTCCCCTTTTCCACTGTCCTTGCCACTGATGTGGGGATCTCTTGCAGAGATTGTGGTGAATGAATTCCCCTTCCATATCGTTATTGGTCTAACTGTTTCTTTCCCATATCCCGGAAGAGTAGAGTAACCCTGCGAagaaaacattcaacacaaatGTTAAGTGAAGATTCAAAAGACAACAAACttggtgataaaaaaaacaaatcagaaaaaaagaattactTACCTTTAATTTACCCTCCATCACCCTGTTGTTTGACTCAAAGATGCCTGCTGTCTGCCTGCCATCCTCACAGCCTGTCTCTGTTGTGTTGCTGCTGGCCAATGGAGGATTCTCTGGAAATGGATGGGCATCAAACACTTTGCCTTTGTGGTTTGCAATCAATGAATCAACATGACCACTTTCCACTTTTTCCACATTTGGTATGTCTTCTTTTTCATCACACCCCCTCTCCCTCGTCTCTTTTTTCCGACTGCTGCAAATGGTTGTGATGAGAATGATAGCCAgcaagaggagagagcagctccCTGCCAGGACTATGATTATGGCTATGGACATGTCCCATTCAAAGAGCTCCTCGCTGCCATTTTGAGGCAAGGAAGGCATACTGGGTAGAGTTCCTTCTATAAAGCTGAAGTGTATAATGGCTGTAGAAGTAAGCGCCGGGGATCCATTGTCAGTGACCGACACTGTGACTCTGACATTGTCTGTGAGATCATACATCAGCTGTCGGCTCACATGCACCTTCCCTGTGTCTTTGTTGATAGAGAAACCCAGGTGTCCCCCGTCTGTgattttataggacagctgtgCATTTTTACCTTCATCAGCATCTGTGGCCTTTATCTGGGTTACCACATAACCTGAAGGTGCATCTTTGGGCAGGAAAACCTCAGCAGATCCTTTGTAAAGGGGTGGATTTATGATAGAAGGTTGGTTGTCATTCTGATCGACTATTTTTAGTCTGATGACAGCTGTGCTCTGCAGCTGAGGTGACCCCCCATCACTTGCCTGGATGTGTATGTCTAGCTGTTTCATCACTTCATAATTAAAACTTCTCAGTGCATATATAGAGCCAGACACTGAATTAAGAGACACAAATGTGTTCACTGGGGACCCCATAATAACACTGTCCACAagtctgtaagtaattttgccATTACTGCCCAGATCCGCGTCACTGGCCTCAACTGTGGTGATATAAGCGCCCGGGGCGTTGTTTTCCACCACTGAAACTTCATAGACAGCTTTAGTAAAGTGAGGGGCGTTGTCATTCTCGTCGCTGAGTCTAATGGTATACTGAAGGATTTTTCTCAGCGGAGGTGACCCAAAATCCTCAGCCATGACCGTCAAGTTATATTCACTAATCCTCTCCCTGTCTAGGACTGCTGCTGTAACTATCATGTAGCTGTCCTCGTAAGCCTGCCGGAGTTTGAAATGGTCGTGACCGTATAATGTGCAGTGGACCTGGCTGTTAACACCTGAGTCTCTGTCCAGGGTGCTGATCAGCGCCACCAGACTGTCCTTGTCTGCCGCCTCGCTGATGTATGCAATGCCTGTCGTGATGGAGGTCATCGGGGTGATGCTGATTTCTGGGACATTGTCATTAACGTCTGTGACATAAATTATGACTTTGCACACGGAGGGGGTCGGGTTGGGTCCCAGATCAGTCGCTTGGACGTCTAGCTCATATGTGCTTTTGTCCTCAAAATCCACTGGGCTCCTGAGCGTCAGACAACCTGATTTATTATCCACTTGGAAAAGTCCTCGGATCTCATGAGAAACCTGTTTTCCGAATCCATAGACGACCTCTCCGTTCAAACCCTCATCAGCATCAACTGCGTTTAAGTCCAGTATAACAGCGCCAACCGGTGCGTCCTCTGGCAAACTAACTGAGAAACTATTCTGGTCAAAAACGGGACTATTGTCATTAAAGTCAGTCACTTTGATAGTTATCTTTGTTGACCCCGATCTGTAAGGGTTTCCTCCGTCTGTGGCGACCAGTTCCACAGTGAATGATGACTGAGTCTCCCTGTCTAGCTCTTTCATTAGCACCAATTCCGCATATTTAACCCCATCCGCTCTCAGGAGCACATCAATGGTAAAATGACTGTTGACAGAAATCTGATAGCTTTGGATGTAGTTTGACCCGACATCAGCGTCAGCAGCTGGGTCTAAAGGGATACGGGATCCCAATGCTGCATTCTCTGAGATCTCCACTACAGATTCCCTGTTTGGAAACTCCGGAGAGTTATCATTGATGTCCTTTATTTCCACCTCAACGTGAATCAATCTGTAGCGGTCTTTGGAGAAATTCACCACGTCAAAAGTGATGAGACACTGTAGAGTGTGTCTGCAGATTCTTTCCCTGTCAATTCGTTCCCCGACAGTGAGTTCCCCGTCGCTTTCTCTTACCCTGATGAATGAATCATTGAATTGTTTCATCATCCTGAAATTGGTCTTGGAGGAATGAGACGGACTCAAGGACATGCCCTTGGCAAGGTTTCCGATGACTGTACCTGGTGCGTCCTCCTCATTAGTCTGGTATCGAATAGTATTTCCCTCGGACTGAGCCGGTGAGGCAAATAAAAATGGATAGATTGAGAATATAAAAATCCACCGGTGCCAATAAGTTATACATTTGCCCCGTATCATCTTCCTAGTAATCTTTCCCTCGGTAAGCAGCCTCATTGTGTGCTGAACAGATGAGAGCAGTTCACCTCTGGAGTGAGCTCTCCATGCAGCTCCCGCTTGTATGAACTGAACTGTGCTGGAAGTGAAAGTTACTCGCTCCTTGCGCGCAGCCAGTCAGATACGCTTGTTGCCTCGCCTTCAACACAGCTCAAAATTCTGCAGTGGCGGGGTTTATACGGCTCCTCATGCTAATGAGACGAAGTGTGACCAATCCCTCGCTTTAGAATTAAAAATAACcccttatgaaaaaaaaaactgtaagccTGTTTTTGAGAGTGTACACTTAAGAAAGTTGCAAAATAGAAGAAACGGGGAGAACGATATGCCATTGCTTGGAGATAGTCCCTGCTCTGTTTATCGTCTTTTCACAGCCATTACAGAGTGATGGTTTTATATAGCAAAAGcctatttcttcttcttttgatgTTTGGTTTATTGTCTTGTGAGCGTGCCTGAGCGTGGGCGCGTGCGTGCGAACGTGTGCTTGCACTCACAAGGCAAGctcaattgtttttttgtttggtgAGATGGGCAAGATTTTGTTCAGGGTGCAtcttatttctaaaaaaaaaaaatagcttaaTTATTTAAAACATCCACAACACTTCTGAAGGAGGAATGGTGCTTGATCATGTCTTGATTTGGCAATAGTTGATATTTTTTTCTGGTTATCTGTTattaacacacaaaaaagaaagatgATCAGTAATATCATCTCACTTTGTAACCTGTATGTAAAAACAGTAAATGAATAAAGGGGTGTTTTCAAGAGTCTCACTGAGAAAATGTTCTCATATATGAGATCAAAAGGTGGTTTATCTTTCCAATCATTAGATTAGACTACATCCTGCCGCTCTCCTGGTTTATGGgaaacatgtatatatgtaggcTTAGGAATTGGACGATGACTGCAGGTCTTATCGCTCTTCTATGCTCTTACAGCTGAATAGGAGCAAAAATTCCAAAGTTTTGTAGAAATTCTTCCCAGAAGGGCAGATAGTGTTTATAACGGAATATTAATGCCTATGGTTTTGGAATTACATGTTCAACAATCACTTGTGTAATGACGTAACACTTGGTTGTTTGCATGCTTTGTTCAGGTGTCCACATAGCTTTGGCCATGTAATGGACTCTATACATCTTCTTAAATTGGTCACAATACAACACCACCATAATCTCTTCAAAATCCAACCACAGAATTGTAGCGACACTTCTCTGGCACTTTGGACTACTGTAGAGGACTCCTCTTTGTAATATTTGTGAGGTGTTGGCACAGGCATATTCAACCCGCTAATTTCCGAATTTTTTGAAACATAATAGCTGAAAGTGCAGTGTAAGCTACATTTAAGcagtaatattaaaaataaagttcTAAATCTTCACTAAGGACTTGATTTAGTTTCCACCAAACACGTGTCCATGCCAATTCCTTCTGTTTAGTTGCTCTGTCCAACCTCTAGTGGAGCTTATTAGATTTGATAGTTATTTTTTCTCTCCAGTATAATTACGTGTTGTTGTTCATCTGCTGTGGAGACTACATAGAATCGAAACCCAGAGAATAATTGTTCCACTACCTAGCATCTGGATACTGAAGTCACATGTTTGGGGCCTCTGCTCACAATTTATCTCTATTTACTTCCAACTTCTCCATCTACCATATATCTTAATAGGGTGTGGAGGAGAGTTGTTGACAGCTTGTGTGTATTTTGCTCAGAACACTTCGTTAGTAAGCCATACAGTTCACAGCGAGCTGTGGTTAAAGCACTAACAATAATCTGAAACACAACACTAACAATAAAGCAGTAATGATCTGAAACATTGTGAAAAGCCGACAGAGACACATTGAAAGGGAAAAGGCTGCAGTTAACAAAAAAGGTAGGTGGGCAATATTACAGTATAAGCTTTCCAGCTAATGGAGAGAATAACTGTGATAGATTGTATTTGTTTCTTCAAGCAGAGGTTATCACATTTGCGATACACTCTGTTTAGATCATGTTTGGAATAAGGTAATATATTAAAAATGCTCCAAATCCAGACAATAATTCATATTTAGAATCATCTAATCAGATTCACACCAATGTGTGTAATTAGCATGCAGAGGTTTGGCTATATTGACCAAGAATGTTAAGATTCCTACAAGCTT
This window harbors:
- the si:ch211-199f5.1 gene encoding protocadherin-8, with the protein product MRLLTEGKITRKMIRGKCITYWHRWIFIFSIYPFLFASPAQSEGNTIRYQTNEEDAPGTVIGNLAKGMSLSPSHSSKTNFRMMKQFNDSFIRVRESDGELTVGERIDRERICRHTLQCLITFDVVNFSKDRYRLIHVEVEIKDINDNSPEFPNRESVVEISENAALGSRIPLDPAADADVGSNYIQSYQISVNSHFTIDVLLRADGVKYAELVLMKELDRETQSSFTVELVATDGGNPYRSGSTKITIKVTDFNDNSPVFDQNSFSVSLPEDAPVGAVILDLNAVDADEGLNGEVVYGFGKQVSHEIRGLFQVDNKSGCLTLRSPVDFEDKSTYELDVQATDLGPNPTPSVCKVIIYVTDVNDNVPEISITPMTSITTGIAYISEAADKDSLVALISTLDRDSGVNSQVHCTLYGHDHFKLRQAYEDSYMIVTAAVLDRERISEYNLTVMAEDFGSPPLRKILQYTIRLSDENDNAPHFTKAVYEVSVVENNAPGAYITTVEASDADLGSNGKITYRLVDSVIMGSPVNTFVSLNSVSGSIYALRSFNYEVMKQLDIHIQASDGGSPQLQSTAVIRLKIVDQNDNQPSIINPPLYKGSAEVFLPKDAPSGYVVTQIKATDADEGKNAQLSYKITDGGHLGFSINKDTGKVHVSRQLMYDLTDNVRVTVSVTDNGSPALTSTAIIHFSFIEGTLPSMPSLPQNGSEELFEWDMSIAIIIVLAGSCSLLLLAIILITTICSSRKKETRERGCDEKEDIPNVEKVESGHVDSLIANHKGKVFDAHPFPENPPLASSNTTETGCEDGRQTAGIFESNNRVMEGKLKGYSTLPGYGKETVRPITIWKGNSFTTISARDPHISGKDSGKGDSDFNDSDSDISGDVHKKESPPTNSLWACTNECKVLGHSDRCWSPSATRPNTSMACGPHLSTFNKTASLPRNTGRENYYPAHIPKTNGLQSVYEKVQHQEFDYILVGPSTPARIQETDEMSIPEYTNS